One Rhea pennata isolate bPtePen1 chromosome 3, bPtePen1.pri, whole genome shotgun sequence DNA segment encodes these proteins:
- the LOC134137812 gene encoding trace amine-associated receptor 1-like has translation MQLCCESINGSCTKSTWSNSIRISMYIVLAFIILATVIGNLTVVISISHFKQLHTPTNFLILSMATVDFLLGFFIMPYSMVRSVEHCWYFGKFFCKIHTSVDIMLSTASIFHLSFISVDRYYAVCDPLRYKSKINTYVILVMIFISWTVPAAFAFGMIFLELNLRGTEEIYNHIHCAGGCFVFFSETSGIVASMVSFYIPGFIMLYIYRKIYSVAKRQARSIDAISQKTIQFEMEHHISGCRERKAAKTLGIVMGVFLICWCPFFFFTVTNPFMNYVTPPVLIDALVWFGYLNSTFNPIVYAFFYIYFRRALRMVLFGKVFKQDSSRTQLFLD, from the coding sequence ATGCAGCTGTGTTGTGAATCCATAAACGGCTCTTGCACAAAAAGCACTTGGTCAAATAGTATCCGCATTTCCATGTATATTGTCTTGGCTTTCATCATTCTGGCTACAGTGATTGGAAATCTGACAGTTGTCATCTCAATATCACATTTCAAGCAGCTCCATACGCCTACCAATTTCCTGATACTTTCCATGGCTACAGTTGACTTTTTACTGGGATTCTTCATCATGCCTTACAGCATGGTGCGTTCTGTTGAACACTGCTGGTATTTTGGGAAGTTCTTTTGCAAGATTCACACGAGCGTGGACATTATGCTGAGCACAGCTTCCATCTTCCATCTCTCCTTCATATCTGTTGATCGTTACTATGCTGTTTGTGATCCTCTAAGATACAAATCAAAGATAAATACTTATGTCATCCTGGTCATGATATTCATAAGTTGGACTGTTCCTGCAGCATTTGCTTTTGGGATGATCTTTCTAGAGCTGAATCTGAGAGGAACAGAAGAGATTTATAATCACATCCATTGTGCAGGGggatgctttgttttttttagtgAAACTTCAGGTATTGTGGCCTCCATGGTGTCTTTTTACATCCCTGGATTCATTATGCTGTACATATATAGGAAAATATACTCTGTAGCCAAGAGGCAAGCAAGATCCATTGATGCCATCAGCCAAAAAACGATCCAGTTTGAAATGGAGCACCACATTTCAggctgcagagaaaggaaagctgcAAAGACCCTAGGCATAGTTATGGGAGTATTTCTCATATGCTGGTGTCCATTCTTCTTCTTTACAGTAACCAATCCATTTATGAATTATGTTACACCTCCCGTTCTCATTGAcgctttggtttggtttggttatTTAAATTCTACATTTAATCCAAttgtttatgcatttttttatatttattttcgCAGAGCATTAAGGATGGTTCTGTTCGGAAAAGTTTTTAAACAAGACTCTTCCAGGACTCAATTATTTCTAGACTAA